The following coding sequences are from one Triticum aestivum cultivar Chinese Spring chromosome 5A, IWGSC CS RefSeq v2.1, whole genome shotgun sequence window:
- the LOC123105502 gene encoding protein NO VEIN isoform X1, whose product MLIPHDVDMVNDSTKSFPGEKDQILSMNNKENQNMLNPVGVKAETALHTNQSPVREEINLEEAALVIETIRRDEFGLDQALSCTENSLLTKQHARLGRALHCLSQELYSQDSHLLLELVQNADDNTYLEDVEPTLAFVLQDNGIVVLNNERGFSAENIRALCDIGNSTKKGANRGYIGNKGIGFKSVFRVTDAPEIHSNGFHVKFDITDGQIGFVLPTAVPPYNTSSLSRMLSVEDDKDACSRWNTCILLPFRSKFRDDTGMCSIASMFSDLHPSLLLFLNRLNCIKFKNVVNDTLLVMRRKALGDGIVRISHGNEIMSWLVVSKKLQGTLVRHDVHTTEIALAFTLQETEKGEYEPYLKQQPVFAFLPLRNYGLKFILQGDFVLPSSREEVDADNAWNQWLLSEFPSLFVSAQESFCSLPCFQSCPGKAVTAFMSFVPLAGEVHGFFCKLPHLILSKLRLNRCMVLEGSSSQWVYPCNTLRGWDEQTKMLFSDGLLHQHLGLGYLSKDIIIPDTLSRALGIHDHGPNVFIDMVSSICRTEGCIESLGMEWLCAWFVNLHLALSRSFQNIPSTTSLEGDLLCALRKLPCIPLSDGSFSSVADGPIWLPHDILGSTPDCKGSMKDFPILYGNLRFVSPLLFSVSCKNKYLIEEMRANDLTDILLKIGVRKLSGHEIIKNHILTSLPNGTDAKKVDKMMMIEYVSFIMLHLQSPCTSCNFGKEEIMSELRSRPILLTNHGYKCPADEPIHFSKEYGSPVDIGKLLQNVEIRWIELDSGYLMNHGSDLLPSVLKSWRQFFEEMGVTDFVHVMKVEKNISQVDSLIAGRILQGGVSGTSCTVYDWESPELANILSSFSSKNCRENCIYLLEVLDSFWDDHYSAKAWCLTSGTSCDGSRTVESSFMKCIRSFKWIASTVDYDLHTATDLFYDCENVRSLLGGVAPYAVPQVSSRSLRKDIGFKTNVSHSDALMTLNLWMTSQVPFSASVDQMCKFYTFVSEGAADAKIDIKRELMSCSSIFTPLIRARSSEVVHGKFLSPKDLYWHDPTGCSETTEEFVLVKNRMFPRRMLCSTYPNLCEFFTEACGVPKVPTTADYVEMLLRLSKVALPSQVAHQVFRVFVRWATDIHSVNDKNDLVYVKDSLQKLETTILPTLVDKWVSLHPSFGLVCWSDDDELKQHFQNCIDVDFIQFGTLSSEDKQILHGRVAALMKSLGIPALSKVVHREAIFYGTADNREKATLLCGLLPYMQRYIYKTHRDAYINFQQNEIMKLSNLQIIVVEKLFHKYMLKGHESSSKKRFKCNCLLQENILYATQEADSHSLFLETSRIFFDGSPDLHFANFLHMVKTMAESGTSAEQVESFVVNNQNVPALPEDEAVWSFSSSFVPEFVPDQGVDSKPVETSSACVLNIHKQHQRSDGTVSSWPPNNWRTAPDFRTSRRSQRGPLQDTKVNDDNWLPGPLQDTEVNDVELTNTEDNWFPVQLDEDWVIEEDTSLESNLHTESTVATLDEPQMMMSINSDGAPAYLDLGTGSPSEVEVMDFSDKMPNASEHRERLRAAQLLKTGRVGEAVAYKHLVERLGAKNVRWVNADTETGLPYDIIITRGDNRIEYVEVKATTTSNKNWFYITAREWQFALEKGDDFSIARVMVSGEKMANIKMLKNPHKLCQKKMLHLALLIARR is encoded by the exons ATGCTTATTCCTCATGATGTTGATATGGTGAATGACAGTACTAAATCATTTCCTGGCGAAAAGGATCAAATTCTTTCTATGAATAATAAGGAAAACCAGAACATGTTAAATCCTGTTGGAGTCAAGGCAGAAACTGCATTGCATACAAACCAATCTCCCGTGAGGGAAGAAATTAATCTCGAGGAAGCAGCTCTAGTTATTGAGACTATACGACGTGATGAGTTTGGTTTGGATCAGGCTCTAAGCTGCACCGAGAATAGTTTGTTGACAAAGCAGCATGCTCGACTTGGCCGAGCACTGCATTGTCTTTCACAAGAATTATACTCTCAGGATTCTCACCTACTTCTTGAGCTG GTACAGAATGCTGACGATAATACTTATCTTGAGGATGTTGAACCCACATTAGCATTCGTTCTTCAGGATAATGGTATTGTTGTTCTCAACAATGAGAGGGGCTTTTCTGCTGAGAACATTAGAGCTCTTTGCGATATTGGTAACTCAACAAAGAAAGGAGCCAATAGGGGTTATATTGGAAATAAGGGCATTGGATTTAAATCAGTATTTCGG GTAACTGATGCTCCAGAGATCCATTCAAATGGTTTCCATGTGAAATTTGACATTACCGACGGCCAGATTGGTTTTGTATTGCCAACTGCAGTTCCACCCTACAATACTAGCTCTTTGAGTAGAATGTTATCTGTTGAAGATGACAAGGACGCTTGTTCCCGCTGGAATACTTGCATTTTACTTCCCTTCAGATCTAAATTCAGGGATGACACTGGCATGTGCTCCATTGCATCCATGTTTTCAGATCTCCACCCATCTCTGCTTCTGTTCCTTAACCGACTAAATTGTATCAAGTTTAAGAATGTGGTGAATGACACACTGCTGGTTATGAGAAGGAAGGCTCTTGGTGATGGCATTGTGAGGATCTCACATGGGAATGAGATAATGAGTTGGTTGGTAGTTAGTAAGAAGTTACAGGGCACACTTGTACGCCATGATGTGCACACTACAGAGATAGCTCTGGCATTTACTTTGCAGGAGACTGAGAAAGGAGAGTATGAACCTTACTTGAAGCAACAGCCTGTGTTCGCTTTTCTACCTCTAAGGAACTATGGTCTTAAATTCATTCTTCAAGGGGATTTTGTTTTACCTTCTTCCAGAGAGGAAGTGGATGCAGATAATGCATGGAACCAGTGGTTGTTATCCGAATTCCCCTCTTTGTTTGTCAGTGCACAAGAATCCTTTTGTTCCCTTCCCTGCTTCCAGAGTTGCCCTGGAAAGGCTGTTACAGCATTCATGAGTTTTGTTCCTCTAGCAGGAGAAGTTCATGGATTCTTTTGCAAGCTCCCTCACTTAATCCTTTCCAAGTTACGTCTGAATAGGTGCATGGTTTTGGAGGGTTCTAGTTCGCAATGGGTCTATCCATGCAACACATTAAGGGGTTGGGATGAACAGACTAAAATGCTGTTTTCTGATGGCTTACTTCATCAGCATCTTGGTCTTGGTTATCTGTCAAAAGATATCATCATACCTGATACATTATCAAGGGCCCTAGGTATTCACGATCATGGACCAAATGTTTTTATTGATATGGTATCATCAATTTGCCGAACTGAGGGTTGCATTGAGTCACTGGGGATGGAATGGCTATGTGCTTGGTTTGTAAATCTTCATTTGGCGCTGTCACGTTCTTTTCAAAATATTCCCTCGACAACAAGCCTGGAAGGTGATCTTTTATGTGCTCTCAGGAAATTACCATGCATTCCACTTTCAGATGGTTCATTTAGTTCTGTAGCAGATGGCCCTATATGGTTGCCTCATGATATTCTCGGTTCCACACCTGACTGCAAAGGTAGCATGAAGGATTTCCCAATTCTGTATGGTAACCTTCGATTTGTTAGTCCATTGCTTTTCTCTGTGTCCTGTAAAAATAAATACCTTATAGAAGAAATGAGAGCTAACGATCTGACGGATATTCTTCTGAAAATCGGGGTGCGAAAGTTGTCTGGACATGAAATTATCAAAAATCACATCCTCACATCCTTGCCAAATGGTACAGATGCTAAGAAGGTTGATAAGATGATGATGATAGAGTATGTGAGTTTTATCATGCTTCATCTTCAGTCTCCATGTACAAGCTGTAATTTTGGGAAGGAAGAGATAATGTCAGAACTACGAAGTAGACCCATCTTACTTACAAACCATGGCTACAAGTGCCCAGCTGATGAACCAATTCACTTTAGTAAAGAATATGGAAGTCCTGTGGACATAGGCAAGCTACTTCAGAATGTTGAAATCAGATGGATAGAACTTGATAGTGGTTACTTGATGAATCATGGTTCAGATTTGCTGCCATCTGTGCTGAAAAGTTGGAGGCAATTTTTTGAGGAGATGGGTGTGACTGATTTTGTGCATGTAATGAAAGTTGAGAAAAACATATCCCAAGTTGATTCTTTGATAGCAGGAAGAATTTTGCAAGGTGGTGTTTCTGGAACATCCTGTACAGTGTATGACTGGGAGTCACCAGAACTGGCTAACATTTTATCATCATTTTCTTCAAAAAATTGCCGAGAAAATTGCATATATCTTCTGGAGGTTCTTGACAGTTTCTGGGATGATCATTATAGTGCAAAAGCTTGGTGTCTCACAAGCGGGACCAGTTGTGATGGAAGCAGAACAGTCGAGTCATCCTTTATGAAATGTATCAGAAGCTTCAAATGGATAGCGTCAACTGTGGATTATGACCTTCATACTGCAACGGATTTGTTTTATGATTGTGAAAACGTGCGTTCCCTGCTTGGTGGTGTGGCCCCATATGCTGTACCTCAG GTATCCAGCAGGTCACTAAGGAAGGATATTGGATTCAAAACAAATGTATCCCACAGTGACGCTTTAATGACCCTGAACTTATGGATGACATCACAAGTTCCATTCAGCGCAAG TGTGGACCAGATGTGCAAATTCTATACCTTCGTGTCAGAAGGTGCAGCTGATGCAAAGATTGACATCAAACGGGAGTTGATGTCATGCTCATCTATATTTACACCACTAATCCGTGCTCGATCTAGTGAGGTCGTACATGGTAAATTTTTATCCCCAAAAGATCTCTATTGGCATGACCCAACAGGTTGTTCTGAAACGACAGAGGAATTCGTTTTGGTGAAGAATAGAATGTTCCCAAGAAGGATGCTGTGCTCAACCTATCCAAACCTTTGTGAATTCTTTACGGAAGCATGTGGTGTGCCAAAAGTTCCAACAACAGCTGATTATGTAGAGATGCTCTTACGGCTATCTAAAGTTGCACTGCCTTCACAAGTAGCCCATCAG GTCTTCCGTGTATTTGTGAGATGGGCTACCGATATCCATTCTGTGAATGACAAGAACGATCTAGTTTATGTGAAAGATTCTCTTCAGAAGCTGGAGACAACGATATTGCCAACCCTGGTTGATAAATGGGTCTCTCTCCATCCATCTTTTGGTCTTGTTTGCTGGTCAGATGATGATGAGTTGAAACAACACTTTCAGAACTGTATTGATGTTGACTTCATACAATTTGGTACACTTTCTTCTGAGGACAAGCAAATCTTGCATGGAAGAGTTGCTGCACTGATGAAAAGCCTAGGTATCCCAGCTTTATCCAAG GTTGTGCATCGTGAAGCAATATTCTATGGCACGGCTGACAACAGGGAAAAGGCTACTTTGCTTTGTGGACTGTTACCATATATGCAACGCTACATCTATAAGACGCATAGAGATGCATATATCAACTTTCAGCAAAATGAGATCATGAAGCTTAGCAATCTTCAGATTATTGTCGTTGAAAAGTTGTTCCACAAGTATATGCTTAAAGGACATGAGAGTTCTTCTAAGaaaagattcaaatgcaattgtCTTCTGCAG GAAAATATTCTGTATGCTACGCAAGAAGCTGATTCACATTCATTGTTTCTGGAAACTTCTAGAATTTTCTTTGATGGGTCCCCTGATCTGCACTTTGCGAATTTTCTGCACATGGTCAAAACCATGGCAGAATCTGGCACCTCAGCTGAACAGGTTGAGTCTTTTGTCGTTAATAATCAGAATGTGCCTGCATTGCCTGAAGATGAAGCGGTTTGGTCCTTTTCTTCCTCGTTTGTGCCAGAGTTTGTACCCGACCAAGGTGTTGATTCCAAACCGGTTGAAACCTCATCCGCCTGTGTTCTCAATATTCACAAACAACATCAGAGGTCAGACGGAACTGTTTCAAGTTGGCCACCTAATAATTGGAGAACAGCTCCTGATTTTAGAACATCTCGCAGAAGTCAGCGTGGACCCCTGCAAGATACAAAGGTGAATGATGATAATTGGCTTCCTGGACCCCTGCAAGATACAGAGGTGAATGATGTTGAGCTCACAAATACAGAAGATAATTGGTTTCCTGTTCAGCTTGACGAGGATTGGGTTATAGAAGAGGATACGAGTCTAGAAAGTAATTTACACACAGAAAGCACAGTGGCAACATTGGACGAGCCTCAGATGATGATGTCCATTAACTCGGACGGTGCACCTGCTTATTTGGACCTCGGGACCGGTTCACCTAGCGAGGTTGAGGTAATGGATTTCAGTGACAAAATGCCAAA
- the LOC123105502 gene encoding protein NO VEIN isoform X2, with the protein MRGRGNPQMPPHGFDPRAAAFAAAWHGAASASDPAAAAMNPYPFAPNPQFGQDPFHLMLPHLLLQNQAALAAAFHHQQQFQQHQHQHQHQQYQQQPPLPSPGYAQSPTTPNVQHRPPNPSPSSAPPQQQPPPPPRNPAALERAQAAATKARDELTHAGQGVTGWKVAQAALVALKADSWGSLGVHLHDVPVLRELFSIEGKVNTFIHCYVAARKIVSIHDLEVEICKNEGIGQFEELGLGPFLQHPLVAHYFFVPADLSKVPKLSSEEIISCLQKFIDNSKEKVTAESFLDYLAEQKSVSGKEKLGVRVQSLGLHISFLRQARRNEVAAIKHLGKTSGSRDSTCEKDLPKQTDFHSGKQELDKRFDDITSRIKQLPGINKHIRFDSAGDEVDDGSSSKDAVEDSESEDSCYIVDRKDVDKSVSGCPYPSTAEEIKRLGLKSDQSKKPAIVSSKVKANEVNVHSRNKRKYEENGTPSSLCKQPNKRQKIQIKKKEVSPNCFLSTGKLEKFITTWKEACREHSVQQVLELIANYYTETPEEKRKMINFFSQYPGIGFLNVAVRSMACGLLDSIYDAIHVFSENKLSSSPIPNTTTEVMEIEPPSKENTRCIAKGANQPGPNVTADDVIRRITEYFESNSGVSRAGALKVENFMFLKTLHDCEIWVATQFSAKQFTSLGHGTFLEFLGKHGDHFPPKLSSLLKRGNSDSSSLEVSVLRQQIEVLLCQAEGNWLEDGDFSGDSFLVLLKRQFPTISFDIAQFKSGEELKGSIERQSRSTHTNNITFSISLLEKRWSGMSPGEHDTVVGQRDSSVEQTYYSETVSSREATNCLLKAPMLSDLLLWSHWDMLFAPSLGSFIHWLLNAGLVQQLACIVTTDGRFIRVDPSATVDQFLEAIIQCSPFQVAVKLLSLLHIYNGSANTPISLLKCYAQRAIGIIMNNNKDPMNTSSEGKPFVTEGSHNLSAEQRDSSPHFVGHVQESSQLSSARNVMSDVLTNIDSTIHFVAKFFLDCLGHLPSEFRSLAADILLSGLRTVTKNCYSVILHEATETWQLCMLHDVGLSLGITEWVEDYREFCLAEGRAKTETLSSSGHTSAVSEGPTLENS; encoded by the exons ATGAGGGGCCGCGGCAACCCCCAGATGCCGCCGCACGGCTTcgacccgcgcgccgccgccttcgccgccgcgtGGCATGGCGCCGCCTCGGCCTCCGACCCCGCGGCCGCGGCCATGAACCCCTACCCCTTCGCCCCCAACCCCCAGTTCGGGCAGGACCCCTTCCATCTCAtgctcccccacctcctcctccagaACCAGGCCGCCCTCGCCGCGGCCTTCCACCACCAGCAGCAGTTCCAGCAGCATCAGCACCAGCATCAGCATCAGCAGTACCAGCAGCAGCCGCCGCTCCCCTCCCCCGGCTACGCCCAGAGCCCTACCACCCCCAACGTGCAGCACCGCCCGCCCAACCCCTCGCCCTCGTCGGCCCCGCctcagcagcagccgccgccgccgccgcggaaccCCGCGGCCCTCGAGAGGGCGCAGGCGGCGGCGACCAAGGCGCGGGACGAGCTCACGCATGCGGGCCAGGGCGTCACCGGGTGGAAGGTGGCCCAGGCGGCGCTCGTGGCGCTCAAGGCGGACTCGTGGGGGTCCCTCGGCGTCCATCTCCACGACGTGCCCGTCCTGCGCGAACTCTTCAGTATCGAGGGCAAG GTGAACACATTCATCCATTGTTATGTTGCAGCAAGAAAAATCGTATCTATTCATGACCTGGAGGTTGAGATATGCAAGAACGAGGGTATTGGTCAGTTCgaagagctggggttggggccttTTCTTCAGCATCCACTTGTTGCACATTATTTTTTTGTACCTGCTGATTTATCCAAGGTGCCTAAGCTTAGTAGCGAGGAGATTATCAGTTGCCTGCAGAAGTTTATCGATAATTCCAAGGAGAAAGTCACAGCGGAAAGCTTCTTGGATTATCTCGCGGAACAAAAGTCGGTCTCTGGGAAGGAGAAACTCGGCGTGCGCGTACAGAGCTTGGG GTTGCACATTTCCTTCCTCCGACAGGCCAGAAGAAATGAAGTTGCTGCAATTAAACATCTAGGCAAGACTAGTGGTTCTCGTGATAGCACTTGTGAGAAGGATCTACCAAAACAGACAGACTTTCATTCGGGGAAGCAGGAGTTGGACAAGAGGTTCGATGATATAACTAGCCGTATAAAGCAATTACCAGGCATCAATAAACATATTCGTTTTGATTCAGCCGGTGATGAAGTTGATGACGGTAGTAGTTCGAAGGATGCCGTGGAGGACAGTGAGAGCGAAGATAGCTGTTATATTGTTGACAGAAAGGATGTTGATAAAAGTGTCAGTGGCTGCCCTTATCCTTCGACAGCAGAAGAAATTAAACGTCTTGGTTTGAAATCAGATCAGAGTAAAAAACCAGCTATAGTGAGCAGCAAGGTAAAAGCGAATGAAGTAAATGTCCATTCAAGAAACAAAAGGAAATATGAGGAAAACGGGACTCCTAGCTCTTTGTGCAAACAGCCCAATAAGCGGCAAAAGAttcaaataaaaaagaaagaagtaTCGCCTAATTGCTTCCTAAGTACAGGCAAGCTGGAGAAATTCATAACAACCTGGAAAGAAGCATGCCGTGAACATTCAGTTCAACAG GTTTTGGAATTGATAGCAAATTACTATACAGAAACACCAGAAGAAAAGAGGAAAATGATAAATTTCTTCTCGCAATACCCAGGCATTGGCTTCCTAAATGTTGCA GTTAGATCTATGGCCTGTGGTCTGCTGGATAGTATTTATGATGCGATCCATGTCTTTAGTGAGAATAAATTGTCATCAAGTCCTATTCCTAACACCACAACGGAGGTTATGGAAATTGAGCCCCCGAGTAAAGAAAATACTAGATGCATTGCTAAAGGAGCCAATCAGCCTGGACCCa ATGTCACAGCTGATGATGTCATCAGGAGAATTACTGAATATTTTGAGTCCAACAGTGGAGTGTCTAGAGCTGGTGCTTTGAAAGTGGAAAATTTTATGTTCCTGAAGACACTTCATGATTGTGAAATATGGGTAGCTACTCAATTTTCTGCCAAGCAATTTACTTCTCTTGGCCATGGGACTTTCCTTGAGTTTTTGGGAAAACATGGTGATCACTTCCCCCCTAAGTTGAGTAGTTTGTTGAAGCGGGGGAACTCTGATTCTTCGTCTCTGGAAGTTTCTGTACTGCGGCAACAAATTGAAGTCCTACTCTGCCAAGCCGAGGGTAACTGGCTAGAAGATGGCGACTTTTCAGGGGATAGTTTCCTTGTGCTTCTCAAAAGGCAGTTCCCGACAATTAGTTTTGATATTGCACAATTCAAATCTGGGGAAGAACTTAAAGGTTCTATAGAGAGACAGTCAAGGAGCACACACACAAATAATATCACGTTTTCTATCTCTCTGTTGGAGAAACGGTGGTCTGGAATGTCTCCAGGCGAGCATGATACTGTTGTTGGGCAGAGGGACAGTTCTGTTGAACAAACTTATTATTCTGAAACAGTTTCTTCACGAGAAGCAACTAACTGTTTACTTAAGGCTCCAATGTTGTCAGATCTGCTTCTTTGGTCACATTGGGATATGTTGTTTGCTCCTTCACTGGGTTCCTTCATACACTGGCTGCTGAATGCGGGTCTAGTTCAACAGCTAGCTTGCATCGTGACCACAGATGGTAGATTTATAAGAGTAGATCCATCAGCAACGGTCGACCAATTTTTAGAAGCCATTATTCAATGCTCACCATTTCAAGTGGCAGTGAAGCTGCTTTCCTTGCTGCACATTTACAATGGTTCTGCGAATACTCCAATTTCCTTACTGAAGTGTTATGCACAACGAGCAATAGGTATCATAATGAACAACAACAAGGATCCAATGAACACTAGTTCTGAAGGCAAACCATTTGTGACTGAGGGATCCCATAATCTAAGTGCTGAACAGCGTGACAGCTCTCCTCATTTTGTTGGCCATGTTCAAGAAAGCTCTCAGCTGTCTTCTGCAAGAAATGTCATGTCTGATGTCTTAACAAACATTGACAGCACTATTCATTTTGTTGCCAAATTTTTCCTTGATTGTCTTGGTCATCTGCCTTCTGAATTCCGGAGTCTTGCAGCAGATATACTATTGTCCGGACTTCGAACAGTTACCAAAAATTGCTATTCAGTTATCTTACATGAAGCCACAGAAACTTGGCAGCTTTGCATGCTTCATGATGTTGGGTTATCACTTGGAATTACCGAGTGGGTTGAAGATTATCGTGAATTCTGTTTAGCTGAAGGTCGTGCAAAGACAGAAACACTTTCTTCTTCTGGGCATACATCAGCTGTATCTGAAGGACCTACACTTGAAAACTCTTAA
- the LOC123105503 gene encoding hydroxyproline O-galactosyltransferase GALT6, which translates to MRRGMAAAASAPSRRRAVQGFAAFFILAYALFQVLLASPPSLPLPGAAGAGARHLHVDGDAGGRAAPARPSVRAHREALEAAPSGIVSGLDLARLNSSRAGGSLRKAAAEAAAAGARVFADLYALGGASLPDPLDDEDRAKCPHSIVLAGDDFRARGRTVELPCGLTLGSYITVAATPYAAHPERDPKIAQLREGEEPLMVSQFMMELQGLKTVDGEDPPRILHFNPRLRGDWSGKPVIEQNTCYRMQWGTSLRCEGWMSRADEETVDGMVKCEKWIQDEDQSNESKTTWWLNHLIGRTKKVSSSWPYPFVEDRLFVLTLTAGLEGYHVNVDGRHVTSFPYRIGFGLEDATGLSLNGDLDVQSVFAGTLPTTHPSFAPQKHLEMFPAWQAPPLQEEPAEIFIGILSAGNHFAERMAARKTWMSAAQKTSNVVARFFVALHARKEVNLELKKEAEYFGDIVIVPFMDSYDLVVLKTVAICEYGVRAVSAKYIMKCDDDTFVRLNAVMAEVKKIPTGRSFYIGNMNYRHNPLRIGKWAVTYEEWPEEDYPTYANGPGYVISADIADSIVSEFTDHKLRLFKMEDVSMGMWVGRFNNTRPVEYVHSVKFCQFGCIDDYYTAHYQSPRQMLCLWDKLQAGRPRCCNMR; encoded by the exons ATGCGGAGGGGGATGGCGGCCGCCGCGTCGGCGCcctcccgccgccgcgccgtccagGGCTTCGCGGCCTTCTTCATCCTCGCCTACGCGCTCTTCCAGGTGCTCCTCGCCTCGCCGCCCTCCCTGCCCCTGCCCGGCGCCGCGGGGGCGGGGGCGCGCCACCTGCACGTCGACGGCGACGCGGGCGGGCGGGCCGCGCCGGCGCGCCCCTCCGTGCGCGCGCACCGGGAGGCCCTCGAGGCGGCGCCGTCGGGGATCGTCtccggcctcgacctcgcccgcctCAACTCCTCCCGCGCCGGCGGCTCGCTGCGCaaggccgccgccgaggccgccgccgccggggcCCGCGTCTTCGCCGACCTCTACGCCCTCGGGGGCGCCTCCCTGCCGGACCCGCTGGACGACGAGGATAGGGCCAAGTGCCCGCACTCCATCGTGCTCGCCGGCGACGACTTCCGCGCCCGGGGGCGGACCGTGGAGCTGCCGTGCGGGCTCACGCTCGGGTCATACATCACCGTCGCCGCCACGCCCTACGCCGCGCACCCCGAGCGGGACCCCAAGATCGCGCAGCTCAGGGAGGGGGAGGAGCCCCTCATGGTCTCCCAGTTCATGATGGAGCTGCAGGGGCTTAAGACGGTGGACGGCGAGGACCCGCCCAGGATCCTCCACTTCAACCCCCGCCTCCGCGGCGACTGGAGCGGCAAGCCCGTCATCGAGCAGAACACCTGCTACCGCATGCAGTGGGGCACCTCGCTCCGATGCGAGGGATGGATGTCCCGTGCCGACGAGGAGACTG TGGATGGGATGGTCAAGTGTGAGAAGTGGATTCAGGACGAAGATCAGTCCAACGAGTCTAAGACGACATGGTGGTTGAATCACCTCATTGGCCGCACCAAGAAGGTTTCTAGTTCTTGGCCATACCCATTTGTGGAGGACCGCCTCTTCGTTCTTACTCTCACCGCTGGATTGGAGGGATATCATGTGAATGTTGATGGCCGGCATGTGACGTCATTCCCGTACCGCATC GGGTTTGGGCTTGAGGATGCTACTGGCCTATCATTGAATGGGGACCTTGATGTGCAATCAGTGTTTGCGGGGACTTTGCCCACTACACATCCTAGCTTTGCACCGCAGAAACACCTCGAGATGTTTCCAGCTTGGCAGGCCCCTCCCCTACAAGAAGAACCAGCCGAGATATTCATCGGCATCCTGTCAGCTGGCAACCATTTTGCAGAGCGTATGGCTGCTCGCAAGACATGGATGTCTGCTGCCCAGAAGACTTCTAATGTCGTCGCTCGATTTTTTGTTGCGCTG CATGCCAGAAAGGAAGTGAATCTAGAGTTGAAAAAGGAAGCAGAATATTTTGGGGACATTGTCATTGTGCCATTCATGGACAGCTATGATTTGGTTGTTCTGAAGACGGTTGCGATATGCGAATATGGG GTCCGCGCCGTCTCTGCAAAATATATAATGAAGTGTGATGATGATACTTTTGTTAGACTTAATGCAGTAATGGCTGAAGTTAAGAAAATACCGACCGGTAGAAGTTTTTATATAGGGAACATGAATTATCGCCACAATCCATTGCGCATTGGGAAATGGGCTGTTACTTACGAG GAGTGGCCAGAAGAGGATTATCCAACATATGCAAATGGTCCTGGATATGTTATATCTGCTGATATCGCAGATTCCATTGTTTCAGAATTTACAGATCATAAATTAAGG CTCTTCAAAATGGAAGACGTGAGCATGGGAATGTGGGTGGGCCGTTTCAACAACACCAGACCCGTCGAATACGTGCACAGCGTCAAGTTCTGTCAATTTGGATGCATAGACGACTACTACACCGCGCATTACCAATCACCCAGGCAGATGCTGTGTTTGTGGGACAAGCTGCAGGCTGGGAGACCACGGTGCTGCAACATGAGATAG